Proteins from a genomic interval of Acidobacteriota bacterium:
- a CDS encoding type II toxin-antitoxin system Phd/YefM family antitoxin, with protein MAKLAARTVRHLSIAEASASLSKIARRAHDKGEYFFVKSNGAPTIGIMDAEELEDYLELRDPRVQSEIQKSNEEYLAGKSRPLEEFLAGLPAAAKKKSTSRRSPRA; from the coding sequence TTGGCCAAGCTCGCCGCCAGAACAGTCCGCCATTTATCCATCGCGGAAGCCAGCGCCAGCCTTAGCAAGATTGCCAGGCGCGCCCATGACAAAGGGGAATACTTCTTTGTGAAGAGCAATGGCGCGCCGACGATTGGGATCATGGACGCGGAGGAATTGGAAGACTATCTCGAACTCCGCGACCCTCGTGTGCAAAGTGAAATCCAAAAGAGCAACGAGGAGTATCTGGCCGGGAAGAGTCGGCCGTTAGAAGAATTTCTGGCGGGACTTCCGGCAGCCGCAAAGAAAAAAAGCACGAGCCGCCGCAGTCCGCGCGCATGA